The Candidatus Neomarinimicrobiota bacterium DNA window CGAATGCTGAAAGTGGGTTCAATCTAGTGCCGGAGCTACCCAAGCCTCCAGGCCGCCAACGCCGTCCAGTGAAAACACTGATTCCACTGGTCCCGGGTTGTGATAATGAATCCCTGCTGAATCTGGCGCATTGGCTGGCCGCTACCGAGCCGGTCTTGTTAGCAGGGGTCGTGCCGATTCCCGAAGGGCAAAGCCTCAGTGCGGGTGCGTTGCCGGCTCGTGAGTTGCGGGATTTAATACATGCCCATATTGACCGCGTAAATCTGCGTCAGGTAGCCCGTATCCGCGTCACTTACTCCCCCTGGGATGATCTTCGCATGGTGGTTGCTCGCAGGCCCAGTATTACGCTGCTAATTTTAAACTGGCCTGATCAGATAGATGCCTTCCACCTCACAGCGGTCGACATCCTGTCCAATCCACCGTGTGATGTGGCCCTTGTCCGAGGACCCCTGCCGGAGGAGCCCGCGAGTATTTTGGTCTTCAATCGCGGCGGCCCTCATGCCGAGCGTGCCCTGCGCCTGGGCCTGGCTCTGGCGCGACACCGTGACTCAAAAGTCACTTCATTAAATATCCGCCCCTCACCGACTGCTGAACCGGAAGATGCTGGCTTTGCCGGCATGGCAAAAATTCTGGCCGCAATGCCAGGTGTTGAACAGCACCAGGTTGTAACCGATGATCAAGCCCGAACCGTTCTCGAGATGTCTAATGACTTTAACATGGTTGTCCTGGGGACTACGGCTCATCCCACCAGGATAGCGACGTCATTTGGGAATATCACCGATACGCTTTTCAGTCGCTCAACGGCGGCCGTTATGGCGGTTAAGACTAAGCGCATGGTTCCGGAACAGGCGGGAGTCATTGAGTTCGCTACCCAGGCAATTTCGGTGCTGGTGGATCGGTGGTTCGCGGAAAATACCTACCACGCGGATGAATTTGCCGACCTCCAGGACCTGGTCGCCCGGAAGGAAGAGCAGGGGTTGAAAATCAGTCTGGCGCTGCCGGCCCTCAATGAGGAAGAGACGATTGGTGACATCATCCGGATCGTGCAACAGGCTTTGATGGAGCAGGCAGCGGTGGTGGATGAGATTGTACTGATTGATTCCAATTCGACTGACCGTACGCGGGAGATCGCCAGTGACCTGGGGGTCCCGGTCTACATCCACCAGGAAGTC harbors:
- a CDS encoding glucosyl-3-phosphoglycerate synthase encodes the protein MKTLIPLVPGCDNESLLNLAHWLAATEPVLLAGVVPIPEGQSLSAGALPARELRDLIHAHIDRVNLRQVARIRVTYSPWDDLRMVVARRPSITLLILNWPDQIDAFHLTAVDILSNPPCDVALVRGPLPEEPASILVFNRGGPHAERALRLGLALARHRDSKVTSLNIRPSPTAEPEDAGFAGMAKILAAMPGVEQHQVVTDDQARTVLEMSNDFNMVVLGTTAHPTRIATSFGNITDTLFSRSTAAVMAVKTKRMVPEQAGVIEFATQAISVLVDRWFAENTYHADEFADLQDLVARKEEQGLKISLALPALNEEETIGDIIRIVQQALMEQAAVVDEIVLIDSNSTDRTREIASDLGVPVYIHQEVLPVYGARKGKGEALWKSLYVTEGDLIFWVDTDIKNFHPRFIYGLIGPLLHRPELKFVKGFYRRPLRNSTGLKPGRGGRVTELTARPMLNLFYPELSGIIQPLSGEYGGRREALEQLTFMSGYGVETGLLIEVFEKFKLASLAQVDQVERIHRNQSLSELCQMSFEIIQTIFNKLEKKHRLEFIEDVNRTLKSVRYESGQFQLDVKEIVEHERPPMIEIPEYCKKRGLTPPP